Proteins from a single region of Abyssalbus ytuae:
- a CDS encoding RagB/SusD family nutrient uptake outer membrane protein, with the protein MNKKILYIVLLLVCGTGLITSCTDDYLDSSQYFKDRLTEEKVFQSKVYSEEWLANVFEELRGINADVASKGFTPHNFADDMYYGDRDSDYDPSKNELSYNIFRMGQYTEDDKQGTWTQCYRGIRNASTFIHNIYMNIEMSEEEIDDYRGQARFARAYLYWLLLRKYGPIPLLPDEGLDYSDSYDDLAVPRSTYEACAEFISNEMLLAAQEMEARGMVRGQDGSARPTVGAALATRAKVLIYAASPLVNGNTSNYVTRLVDDQGSQLLSSDYNEEKWAKAAAAARDVIELGVYHLYTVPIQQTGEDATVIPPSDGNFSEKSWPAGWADIDPAKSYAQVFDGTLPASGNPELIFTRGNNQDGESISGMVAHQLPRSATGWNTHGLTQKLVDAYYMNDGTNVPGKDKEIGRGDGSDRVSGYVTQEDYDAGLYRPLKPGVSLQYANREPRFYASVAFNGSFWPLLNESQERNRNQQVFYYRDNPKGNGFNSSNAYWLRTGIGVKKYVHPNDTYEGGNIGNIVYKPEPAIRYADILLLYSEALNELDGSYIIPSWNGGSYNISRNITEMQRGIHPVRIRAGVPDYPASAYNDKEELRNRLKRERFIELLAEGQRYYDLRRWMDAPIEESLPIYGCNILMNEEERDLFHQPIAVWALETTFADKMWFWPISFTELKRNKRLTQNPGWIYND; encoded by the coding sequence ATGAATAAAAAAATATTATATATTGTTTTACTACTGGTATGCGGCACAGGTTTGATTACTTCATGTACTGATGATTACCTTGATTCTAGCCAATATTTTAAAGATCGTCTCACAGAAGAAAAAGTATTTCAAAGTAAAGTATATTCAGAAGAATGGCTTGCCAATGTATTTGAAGAACTTAGAGGTATCAATGCTGATGTAGCAAGTAAGGGGTTTACGCCCCATAATTTTGCTGATGATATGTATTACGGAGATAGAGACAGTGATTACGATCCGTCAAAAAATGAACTCTCTTATAATATCTTCAGAATGGGTCAATATACGGAAGATGATAAACAGGGCACTTGGACACAGTGTTATCGTGGTATTCGCAATGCATCTACCTTCATTCATAATATTTATATGAATATAGAAATGTCTGAAGAAGAAATTGATGACTACAGAGGGCAGGCCCGATTTGCAAGAGCTTACCTATACTGGTTGTTATTACGTAAATATGGGCCAATTCCTTTGTTGCCCGATGAAGGATTGGATTATTCCGATAGTTATGATGATCTGGCTGTTCCACGTAGTACCTACGAAGCTTGCGCAGAGTTTATAAGTAATGAAATGCTCCTTGCGGCACAAGAAATGGAGGCAAGGGGTATGGTACGTGGTCAAGACGGTTCTGCAAGACCAACTGTAGGTGCAGCTTTAGCTACCCGGGCTAAAGTATTGATTTATGCGGCCAGCCCTTTGGTAAATGGGAATACCTCAAATTATGTGACCAGGTTAGTCGATGACCAGGGGAGCCAATTACTTTCTTCTGACTACAATGAAGAAAAATGGGCAAAAGCAGCAGCAGCTGCCAGAGACGTGATAGAACTTGGCGTATACCATTTATATACGGTACCTATTCAACAAACAGGAGAGGATGCTACGGTTATCCCTCCTAGTGATGGTAATTTTTCTGAAAAATCATGGCCGGCAGGTTGGGCTGATATTGACCCGGCTAAATCATATGCCCAGGTGTTTGATGGGACCTTGCCAGCTTCTGGAAATCCGGAATTGATTTTTACTAGAGGCAATAACCAGGACGGAGAAAGTATAAGTGGAATGGTTGCCCATCAGTTGCCCCGATCAGCTACTGGCTGGAATACTCATGGGTTAACACAAAAATTGGTGGATGCTTATTATATGAATGATGGTACTAATGTACCTGGTAAAGATAAAGAAATTGGACGTGGAGATGGCTCCGACCGTGTAAGTGGATACGTAACCCAGGAGGATTATGATGCAGGTCTTTACAGACCCCTAAAACCTGGTGTTTCATTACAGTATGCTAATCGTGAACCACGGTTTTATGCTTCCGTGGCTTTTAATGGTAGTTTTTGGCCTTTGTTAAATGAGTCTCAGGAACGTAACCGAAACCAACAGGTTTTTTATTATCGAGATAATCCTAAAGGAAACGGTTTTAATTCATCTAATGCATATTGGTTGCGAACAGGTATAGGTGTAAAAAAATATGTCCATCCAAACGATACTTATGAGGGCGGAAATATTGGGAATATCGTATATAAACCTGAGCCGGCAATTCGATATGCAGATATATTACTTTTATATTCAGAGGCATTGAATGAACTGGATGGATCTTACATTATACCATCCTGGAATGGTGGTAGTTACAATATCTCGCGCAATATAACAGAGATGCAAAGAGGAATTCATCCTGTACGCATTCGTGCCGGTGTGCCCGACTATCCTGCCAGCGCTTATAATGATAAGGAAGAGCTAAGAAATAGATTGAAGAGAGAACGCTTCATTGAGCTATTAGCAGAAGGGCAGCGTTATTATGACCTTCGCCGATGGATGGATGCTCCTATAGAAGAGTCATTGCCCATTTATGGTTGTAATATCCTTATGAATGAAGAGGAACGTGATCTTTTTCATCAACCCATAGCCGTATGGGCACTTGAAACAACCTTTGCAGATAAAATGTGGTTTTGGCCCATTAGCTTTACGGAGCTTAAACGAAATAAACGTCTTACACAGAATCCTGGTTGGATTTATAACGATTAA
- a CDS encoding DUF4973 domain-containing protein, protein MNRLFKMFLSLTLLLISSSCNDEWTEEQFENYISFKAPITSEGVNHIYIRYKENEITTFQQPLIVSGSTTNDQNITVHVSVDSDTLDIMNYELFQNREDFYYKELESKYYTIPSNVEIKAGEDTSLMPIDFTLKDIDMVDKWVLPLTIEDDPSYNYVANPRKYYRKALLRIHPFNDYSGTYSGTALKTVMEGYEEETPIVKAEIRAYVVDENTVFFYAGNIDEERQDRHNYKVYTTFHDNGSVTFYADNPEMEFQVNKNASYIINEQMDEVRPYLLHRYLTINNIDYQFSDYTMVPNVDINYKVSGSLILERRLNTQIPDEDQAIEW, encoded by the coding sequence ATGAATAGACTATTTAAAATGTTTCTATCGCTAACGTTGCTTTTAATTAGTAGCTCATGTAATGATGAGTGGACCGAAGAGCAATTTGAAAATTATATATCATTCAAGGCACCCATAACAAGTGAAGGAGTTAACCATATTTATATTCGCTATAAGGAAAATGAAATAACTACCTTCCAGCAACCCTTGATTGTAAGTGGGTCTACAACAAACGATCAAAACATAACAGTTCATGTTAGTGTAGATTCAGATACATTGGATATAATGAATTATGAACTCTTTCAAAATCGCGAAGATTTTTATTATAAAGAATTGGAAAGTAAATATTATACTATTCCTTCTAATGTAGAGATTAAAGCAGGTGAGGATACTTCATTAATGCCCATAGATTTTACATTAAAGGATATTGACATGGTAGATAAGTGGGTACTTCCCTTAACTATAGAAGATGATCCGTCTTATAATTATGTGGCAAACCCAAGGAAATATTACCGGAAAGCACTTTTACGTATTCATCCTTTCAACGACTATTCAGGTACCTATAGTGGTACTGCACTCAAGACGGTGATGGAAGGTTATGAAGAAGAAACACCTATTGTAAAAGCAGAAATCCGCGCCTATGTGGTAGATGAAAATACCGTATTCTTTTATGCGGGAAATATAGATGAAGAACGTCAGGATCGGCATAACTATAAAGTTTATACAACTTTTCACGATAACGGTTCAGTAACTTTCTATGCAGATAATCCTGAGATGGAATTTCAGGTAAATAAAAATGCAAGTTATATAATCAATGAGCAAATGGATGAAGTGCGTCCTTATCTTTTACACCGGTATTTAACCATTAATAATATCGATTATCAATTTTCAGATTATACTATGGTGCCTAATGTGGATATTAATTATAAAGTTTCGGGGTCATTGATCCTGGAGCGTCGATTAAATACCCAGATTCCTGATGAAGATCAAGCTATCGAATGGTAA
- a CDS encoding IPT/TIG domain-containing protein, which yields MCLNIIYKTIRLQALCLILASLSIALYSCKNDDLDDEAHAFDPSKPVMVSGFTPESGGTGQRLVIYGENFGTDPNIVTVLIGGKEATVISVNGESLYCLVPGKAFAGDIEVRVGEGDKQLIAYSDKNFDYQRKMVVSTVVGYKNDRGDEPWKDGKFFSEDENEMASGFWEPSFMKFDPLNPKHLWVVFDGNNGLYLINFADSTVTKKRSDFDRPRSVDFTLDGKYMIIAEDRGGENDRATYRLSRDQDWQDREILTSYKQCNGASVHPVNGEMYFNSYEKGQFFRFDLNKYFEEGLGDKDYEQLFVVQDPGWEYKIFIHPTGNYAYIVIINKHYILRIDYNWEKEQFNQPYLMAGQLGAKDYQDGVGSSVRLNTPYQGVFVKNDDYVEAGKQDEYDFYFTEQHNHCIRKLTPEGTVTTFAGRGSSSINSDPWGYVNGDLRLEARFDQPTGIAYNEEEKAFYIGDKSNHRIRKIALEEADE from the coding sequence ATGTGTTTAAATATAATATACAAAACAATAAGATTACAAGCACTTTGTTTAATATTGGCTTCTTTAAGTATAGCTCTATACAGTTGTAAAAATGATGATTTAGATGATGAAGCTCATGCCTTTGACCCTTCAAAGCCTGTTATGGTTTCTGGTTTTACACCTGAATCGGGCGGCACAGGGCAGCGTCTTGTTATTTACGGCGAGAACTTTGGAACAGACCCCAATATAGTAACGGTTCTTATAGGAGGAAAAGAGGCAACGGTAATCAGTGTAAACGGTGAGTCACTTTACTGTTTGGTGCCTGGGAAAGCATTTGCTGGCGATATAGAAGTACGTGTAGGGGAAGGGGATAAACAGCTCATTGCTTATTCTGATAAGAATTTTGACTATCAGCGCAAGATGGTGGTCTCTACCGTGGTAGGATACAAAAATGACCGGGGTGATGAACCCTGGAAAGATGGTAAATTCTTTTCCGAAGATGAGAACGAGATGGCAAGTGGATTTTGGGAACCTTCATTCATGAAGTTTGATCCACTCAATCCGAAACATTTATGGGTAGTATTTGATGGTAACAATGGACTTTACCTAATCAATTTTGCAGATAGTACGGTAACTAAAAAACGCTCGGATTTTGACCGACCACGAAGTGTTGATTTCACACTGGATGGTAAGTATATGATCATTGCAGAAGATCGTGGTGGTGAAAATGACCGGGCAACTTACCGGTTATCGCGCGATCAGGATTGGCAAGACAGGGAAATCTTGACGAGTTACAAACAGTGTAATGGTGCATCGGTTCATCCGGTGAATGGAGAAATGTATTTCAACAGTTATGAAAAGGGACAGTTTTTTCGATTTGACTTAAATAAATATTTCGAAGAGGGCTTAGGAGATAAAGATTATGAACAATTGTTTGTAGTGCAAGATCCCGGCTGGGAATATAAGATTTTTATACATCCTACCGGTAACTATGCTTATATAGTAATCATTAATAAGCACTATATCCTCCGTATTGATTATAATTGGGAAAAGGAACAATTTAATCAGCCTTATCTGATGGCAGGTCAGCTAGGAGCCAAGGATTATCAAGATGGAGTGGGCTCCAGTGTTCGCTTAAACACTCCCTATCAGGGCGTATTTGTTAAAAATGACGACTATGTTGAAGCAGGAAAACAGGATGAATATGACTTTTATTTTACAGAACAACATAACCATTGTATTCGAAAATTGACTCCCGAAGGAACTGTGACCACATTTGCAGGAAGGGGAAGTTCAAGTATTAATTCTGATCCATGGGGGTATGTTAATGGTGATCTTAGATTAGAAGCCCGGTTTGACCAGCCTACTGGAATTGCTTATAACGAAGAAGAAAAGGCTTTTTATATAGGTGACAAGTCTAATCACCGTATTCGTAAAATAGCTCTTGAGGAAGCAGATGAATGA
- the cysC gene encoding adenylyl-sulfate kinase, translating to MKKNQQQKAKVIWFTGLSGSGKSTLANELNKKLLEKSFLCVLLDSDSIRKGINRDLGYDEHDRKENIRRVSEISKLFIDTGVIVISAFISPTKDIRNLSKKIIGKNNFIEVFVNTPLNICESRDVKGLYKKAREGKLKKFTGISSPFEPPLDPQIVLNADSKNVSECIGDLLKFVLPQIDS from the coding sequence ATGAAAAAAAATCAACAACAAAAAGCAAAGGTTATTTGGTTTACCGGACTTTCTGGTTCTGGAAAAAGCACTTTAGCAAACGAATTGAATAAAAAGCTTTTAGAAAAAAGTTTTTTATGTGTTTTATTAGATAGTGACAGCATTCGAAAAGGCATAAATCGTGATTTGGGTTATGATGAACATGACAGAAAAGAAAATATCAGAAGGGTTTCGGAAATATCTAAGCTTTTTATTGATACCGGGGTCATTGTTATCTCTGCATTTATTAGTCCCACAAAAGATATTCGCAATCTGTCAAAGAAAATCATAGGAAAAAATAATTTCATAGAAGTTTTTGTAAATACGCCTCTAAATATTTGTGAATCAAGAGATGTAAAAGGTTTATATAAGAAAGCCAGAGAAGGAAAATTAAAAAAATTTACAGGAATCTCTTCACCTTTCGAACCTCCTCTAGACCCTCAAATTGTATTAAATGCTGATTCTAAAAATGTTTCAGAATGTATAGGCGATTTATTAAAATTTGTTTTACCACAAATTGATTCATGA
- the cysQ gene encoding 3'(2'),5'-bisphosphate nucleotidase CysQ: MKKLLEKAIQTAILAGEEILKIYNSPDSDFSVEKKTDNSPLTIADKISHKIIEIELSKTGLPVLSEEGNNIPFKNRKEWYSFWLIDPLDGTKEFLKRNGEFTVNIALIRKNKPRLGVIYVPVSKTLYFGSKEITSRKTTIDNKSINIETLIKNAFKLPVKENTEHNIVVVSRSHTNKKTLDFIKKLEKKNSKTTRVFKGSSLKICLVAEGIANIYPRFGPTMEWDTAAGHAIAKFAGKNLFLAEDKKELEYNKESLLNPHFIAM; the protein is encoded by the coding sequence ATGAAAAAATTATTAGAAAAAGCCATTCAAACAGCCATATTAGCCGGAGAAGAAATATTAAAAATATATAACAGTCCAGATTCTGATTTTTCTGTGGAAAAGAAAACAGACAACTCTCCTTTAACCATAGCAGATAAGATAAGCCATAAAATAATAGAGATAGAATTATCTAAAACAGGGCTGCCTGTTCTTAGTGAAGAAGGTAATAATATCCCTTTTAAAAATCGTAAAGAATGGTATTCTTTTTGGTTAATAGACCCCTTAGATGGTACTAAAGAATTTCTAAAAAGAAATGGTGAATTTACAGTGAATATAGCCTTGATAAGAAAAAACAAACCTCGTTTAGGAGTAATTTATGTTCCTGTAAGCAAAACACTTTATTTTGGATCAAAAGAAATTACTTCAAGGAAAACAACTATAGACAACAAGAGTATTAACATTGAAACATTAATTAAAAATGCATTTAAACTTCCTGTAAAAGAAAATACTGAACATAATATAGTAGTAGTATCTCGATCACATACTAATAAAAAAACGCTCGACTTTATAAAAAAATTAGAGAAAAAAAATTCTAAAACAACCAGAGTGTTTAAAGGTAGTTCTTTAAAAATATGTTTAGTTGCCGAAGGAATTGCCAATATATATCCTCGATTTGGCCCAACCATGGAATGGGATACGGCGGCAGGGCATGCTATAGCCAAATTCGCAGGTAAAAACTTATTTTTAGCAGAAGATAAAAAAGAATTAGAATATAATAAAGAAAGTTTATTAAATCCTCATTTTATTGCTATGTAG
- a CDS encoding beta-N-acetylhexosaminidase — translation MRTLLIYSLFLTLIFISCKNPEKNLAYNDRPNVIPAIQKWEPAKGFFTLTSTSQIKVDKNHKDLAKTFADDLNLLTGINVPVENNNILKAAINIIIDSTDISLSKEAYSISIDDNIHIKASNKSGAFYATQTLLQILKQDSLHVTIPKGKITDFPMIKERAFMLDIGRKYFSMDYIKKTIRNMAWYKQNVFHIHFSDWCGFRLKSDKFRGLASDKAYSKAEIREIQDYAKKYNIMVVPEIDLPAHATEILKYNPNFGFKCESMQTSGWLPDSVNVAKKGWILNITKPEVRTFVAELLDEFIPLFDAPYFHVGGDEWQYDEQKHACDELMQYTKKRGFEHPGDVYVEWINEINKQVKSYGKTTQIWNWWRFSPNAEKQNKTSIQPDLDIVINVWNRSRQKEILKDGYNVILTPETGLGSLYITPGSNGKKAGDYGYFDSKYNYETWEPITHEQIRGYKICMWADNVENREDTWFDKFADLPKAVFSEKVWGKKTSKKIEDFYKRVELIGLAPSE, via the coding sequence ATGAGAACACTATTAATTTATTCTTTATTCCTTACACTTATCTTTATAAGTTGTAAAAACCCAGAAAAAAATCTTGCTTATAATGACAGGCCTAATGTAATACCCGCAATTCAAAAATGGGAGCCTGCAAAAGGTTTTTTTACGTTGACCTCTACTTCACAAATAAAGGTTGATAAAAACCATAAAGATTTAGCCAAAACTTTTGCAGATGATTTAAACCTTTTAACAGGAATTAATGTTCCCGTTGAAAACAACAATATATTAAAAGCGGCTATTAATATCATAATTGACAGTACCGATATAAGCCTGTCTAAAGAGGCTTATAGCATAAGTATTGATGATAATATTCATATTAAAGCTTCAAATAAATCCGGTGCCTTTTATGCCACCCAGACACTTTTACAAATTTTAAAGCAAGATTCCTTACATGTAACTATTCCAAAAGGGAAGATAACCGATTTTCCAATGATAAAGGAAAGAGCTTTTATGCTTGACATAGGTAGAAAATACTTTTCCATGGATTATATCAAAAAAACAATTAGAAACATGGCATGGTATAAACAAAATGTTTTCCATATTCACTTCTCCGATTGGTGTGGGTTTAGGTTAAAAAGTGATAAGTTTCGGGGTTTAGCATCAGATAAAGCATACTCAAAGGCCGAAATTCGGGAAATTCAGGATTATGCAAAAAAATACAATATTATGGTAGTGCCTGAAATTGATTTACCAGCCCATGCGACAGAAATTTTAAAATATAATCCGAATTTTGGTTTTAAATGTGAGTCCATGCAAACATCCGGTTGGTTGCCGGATTCTGTAAATGTTGCAAAAAAGGGATGGATTTTAAATATAACCAAACCAGAAGTAAGAACATTTGTAGCTGAGTTGTTAGATGAGTTTATCCCTTTATTTGACGCCCCCTATTTTCATGTTGGAGGAGATGAATGGCAATACGACGAACAGAAACACGCTTGCGATGAACTGATGCAATACACAAAAAAAAGAGGGTTTGAACATCCGGGAGATGTTTATGTAGAATGGATAAATGAAATTAATAAACAAGTGAAATCGTATGGAAAAACTACTCAAATATGGAACTGGTGGCGCTTTAGTCCAAATGCAGAAAAGCAAAATAAAACAAGTATTCAACCAGATTTAGATATTGTAATTAACGTTTGGAATAGATCAAGGCAAAAAGAGATTCTAAAAGATGGTTATAATGTTATCCTTACTCCAGAAACAGGTTTAGGTTCATTATACATTACCCCAGGATCTAATGGTAAAAAAGCAGGCGATTACGGATATTTTGATAGTAAATACAACTACGAAACTTGGGAACCAATAACTCATGAACAAATAAGAGGATATAAAATATGTATGTGGGCTGACAATGTAGAAAACAGAGAAGATACTTGGTTTGATAAATTTGCGGATTTGCCTAAGGCTGTTTTCTCTGAAAAAGTTTGGGGCAAAAAAACTTCAAAAAAAATAGAAGACTTCTACAAAAGAGTTGAATTAATAGGATTGGCACCTTCTGAATAA
- a CDS encoding sulfotransferase family protein — protein MKTIQIIGTQRSGSNLLRVMLNQIQEIDAPHPPHILQRFFPLLPKYGDLNVVENFENLLDDVCKLVELNPVPWEGVSFNRNELRVKCKSNSLIEIFKVIYQQKAQSSNASYWCCKSMSNIHYVNAIEEEGIKPMYIHLYRDGRDVALSFKKAIVGHKHIYHIAKQWQKDQEACLKLKKRLGADRVFQISYEELLKDSEGSLKRLCAFLKVPFSQKMLTFYNSKESSLTAKSGKMWKNLNRPVMKNNHDKFIKELSQEEIIIFEQVAGGTLSTLGYNLVVPEPLKKHVFTKEEIEKFDIENNALKEQAIQNASGEDLEKRKEQKNFLKDLKMQYLSQNRHYS, from the coding sequence ATGAAAACAATCCAAATTATTGGAACACAAAGATCGGGGTCTAACTTACTAAGAGTTATGTTAAACCAAATACAAGAGATAGATGCTCCACACCCACCACATATATTACAAAGATTTTTTCCTTTATTGCCTAAATACGGAGATTTAAACGTTGTAGAAAATTTTGAAAACCTTCTTGATGATGTCTGTAAACTAGTAGAATTAAACCCTGTTCCCTGGGAAGGTGTTTCTTTTAATAGAAATGAGTTAAGGGTAAAATGTAAATCAAATTCCCTAATTGAAATATTTAAGGTTATATATCAGCAAAAAGCACAAAGCTCCAATGCTTCTTATTGGTGCTGTAAAAGTATGTCCAATATCCACTATGTTAATGCTATAGAAGAAGAAGGTATAAAACCCATGTACATTCATCTTTACAGAGACGGAAGGGATGTAGCCCTGTCATTTAAAAAAGCGATAGTAGGACACAAACATATATACCACATTGCTAAACAATGGCAAAAAGACCAAGAAGCTTGCTTAAAACTTAAAAAAAGATTAGGTGCAGACCGTGTTTTTCAAATAAGCTATGAAGAATTGCTCAAAGATTCGGAAGGATCACTAAAAAGATTGTGCGCTTTTTTAAAGGTTCCTTTTAGCCAGAAAATGTTAACCTTTTACAACTCTAAAGAATCTTCTTTAACAGCAAAATCAGGAAAAATGTGGAAAAACTTAAATCGTCCTGTTATGAAAAATAACCATGATAAGTTTATCAAGGAACTTAGCCAAGAGGAAATTATAATTTTTGAGCAAGTGGCAGGAGGTACTTTATCAACTTTAGGATATAATTTAGTTGTACCTGAACCCCTTAAAAAACATGTTTTTACAAAAGAAGAAATTGAAAAATTTGATATTGAAAACAATGCTTTAAAAGAACAAGCAATACAAAACGCCTCGGGTGAGGATCTGGAAAAAAGAAAAGAACAAAAGAATTTTCTTAAAGACCTCAAAATGCAATATTTATCACAAAACAGACACTATTCATGA
- the chrA gene encoding chromate efflux transporter, producing MRRINRKTEDTKTEVHQIKLMVLFLSFLKIGTISWGGFMSLISVVQKELIQKKGILKDKDVLDGISMASILPGPVAVNVIVYIGYQLRGIKGAAVSMLGILLPSFIFMMILSYIYLEYAQLPVLANFFKGVLPAITAIIFLVAFGMAKKHIKDYKQVIICVLAIVALILMKSVFTTFIIILGGAFFGYVFYNKSKEMPNTNTAQSNKNSGNKRQLIYVLSGVVGFSALLWFLPFILPDSMAPLAQIEKDLFITFSSISVTLFGGGYVIIPIMQDIIVSELGWLSIKEFTDAIAMGQLTPGPIFISATFIGYKVGGILGAITATLAIFVPPGLMMLFFSEFFNKIRHSKFVIAAFKGLHPAVIGMIFAAVFTIGKSIPFSWFSVCVFIAILIASLKYKIDVVYLIPLSGISGVLFFNFF from the coding sequence ATGCGACGAATAAATAGAAAAACAGAGGATACTAAAACTGAAGTTCATCAAATAAAGCTTATGGTTTTGTTTCTGTCTTTTTTAAAAATAGGAACAATTTCCTGGGGTGGTTTTATGTCGTTAATTTCTGTTGTTCAAAAAGAGTTGATTCAAAAAAAAGGGATATTAAAGGATAAAGATGTTTTAGATGGTATTTCTATGGCTTCCATCTTACCAGGGCCAGTAGCAGTCAATGTTATTGTTTACATTGGTTATCAACTAAGGGGTATAAAGGGTGCTGCGGTAAGTATGTTGGGAATTTTGCTTCCGTCATTTATTTTTATGATGATATTATCTTATATCTATTTGGAATATGCACAATTACCAGTTTTAGCAAATTTCTTTAAAGGTGTGCTCCCGGCAATTACGGCCATTATTTTTTTGGTAGCATTCGGTATGGCAAAAAAACATATTAAAGATTATAAGCAAGTCATAATATGTGTTTTGGCTATAGTCGCTTTAATATTAATGAAGTCAGTATTTACTACGTTTATTATCATTTTAGGAGGTGCTTTTTTTGGTTATGTCTTCTATAATAAATCCAAAGAAATGCCCAATACGAATACTGCTCAATCTAATAAAAATTCCGGTAACAAAAGACAATTAATCTATGTCCTGTCTGGTGTTGTAGGCTTTTCCGCTTTACTATGGTTTTTACCTTTTATACTTCCCGATAGTATGGCTCCACTTGCCCAAATTGAAAAAGATTTGTTCATCACTTTCTCCAGTATAAGTGTTACTTTATTTGGAGGAGGATATGTAATTATTCCCATAATGCAAGATATTATTGTTTCTGAACTAGGATGGTTGAGCATAAAAGAATTTACAGATGCCATTGCTATGGGACAATTAACACCAGGACCAATTTTTATTAGTGCCACTTTTATTGGCTATAAAGTTGGTGGTATTTTAGGAGCTATAACAGCTACCTTGGCCATATTTGTCCCTCCGGGATTGATGATGCTGTTTTTTTCAGAGTTTTTTAATAAAATAAGGCACTCAAAATTTGTTATAGCGGCATTTAAAGGGCTACACCCTGCAGTTATAGGAATGATATTCGCAGCAGTGTTTACCATTGGTAAAAGTATTCCTTTTTCGTGGTTTTCTGTTTGTGTTTTTATTGCAATTCTAATAGCATCACTTAAATACAAAATAGATGTGGTTTACTTAATTCCATTATCGGGTATTTCAGGAGTGCTGTTTTTTAATTTTTTCTAA